AGGCCTCAGGTTCGAATCCTGATGGGCGTACCACTTTATTATTGTTGTGCGGATGTGGTGAAATTGGCAGACACGCCAGACTTAGGATCTGGTGCCCCACGGCGTGAAGGTTCAAGTCCTTTCATCCGCACCATTCTTTTTTTATAATTTGAGATAAACTTATATTATTAAAAATTAAAGTTACCCTTTATTATAGAAAGTATTAGGTACTTTTCTTGTTTCTTGACATGTAATAATGTTTTTTGTATAATCTCAATTCTTTTTTAAGTAAATGTCTTGCTAGCTCAGTCGGTAGAGCATCTCACTTTTAATGAGGGGGCCGTTGGTTCGAATCCAACGCAGGACACCATTTTTGGGTTTATGACCCTTTCGTCTAGTGGCTCAGGACTCTACTTTCTCTGTGTAGAAACAGAGGTTCAAATCCTCTAAGGGTCGCCAGATATTTTTAAATTTTAGGTCGCTTAGCTCAGTTGGTAGAGCGCCACCCTTACAAGGTGGATGTCATAAGTTCGAGTCTTATAGCGACCACCATTTTAGGTGCAGCGGTAGTTCAGTTGGTTAGAATGCCGCCCTGTCACGGCGGAGGTCGCGGGTTCGAGCCCCGTCCGCTGCGCCATCCATTAAACCTTAGGTTAAGGTCGTGTCTAATAAAGCACCCATTATTGAGTGTCAAATTAAATTTTAAGATTATAAGTTCTAAGATAACACTTTAAGATTTATTATTACTATTTAATCTTGCCTCGTTAGCTCAGTTGGTAGAGCATATCACTCTTAATGATGGGGTCGTAGGTTCGAGGCCTACACGGGGCACCATCCATTTTGGCCCATTCGTCTAGCGGTTAGGACACCAGCCTCTCACGTTGGTAACACGAGTTCGAGTCTCGTATGGGTCACCATTTTTTCTAATCCTTTTTTCTTTTTAATTTGTTACACAGAAATTTTTTATAGAAAATTTCTTAAAAATGTGTACTTATTTGCTTAGCGAATTGCTACTAAAAACGTAAAAACCAATTTTTATAATGTTGTTTAATTAGTGTGTAGCAAGTGATAAATTTTAGAAGCTAATTTACAATTAAGCTAAAAAATCTTTATAAATATAATAAAAGTACATCATAGAAACGTGATTACAGAGCGTTACAAGTTGTTTTTTTGCTTTGATCTATTGGGTAAAACTCATTAAGTATTTTTAATTTTTAAGCTTATGAATCGTAAAACAGCCTACATTTAGTATTATTGATTTAATAAAATGGCCAATTCTCTTTATTTATGAGAAAGGTGCTTAAAATTTTTAAGATCATACTAGGGCTCATGCATTAAATCACATTAGGGCTTGCGATAAAATATAGCTCTTTTTATAATATAAAGAGCATTTGATAGCAATGCAAAAAAATAATTAAATACGTAAAAAAGTTCAACTTAAATAGCAAAAATAAAGGCTAAAATTTAAGCTTAAATATAAAACTTAGCAAGCAAGCTATTTCTTTGCTTTTAGCTTTTGCCTATCATGTCAAGCTTAGCTTTGCAAGCATCTTTATACGGGCTTACAAAATTTGAATCAGAGCACTCATTTAAATAAGGTCTAGCCAACTTAAACTGTTTTTGCCTTATATAGATTTCGCTTATCAGATTTAAAGCATGTAAGCGATCTTCTGGCTCAAGCTTCATGTTTAGTATAAATTTCGCCTCATCAAGTGCCTCACCTAGGTTATCTGTCTTTAGTGAAGCTTCTGAGTAGTTAAAATTTATCTTTGGTGAAAATGTATTTATCTTGGCTTTTGTTTGTAGCTCAAGAGCTTTTTTGGCATACGTTGTAGCGATGGCGTAATCATTACTTTTCATCGCATAGTCACTTATAGCTGTATATGCTTCGATGATCTTAAAGTCTTGGCCTCTTAGCTGCTCGATAGCACTAATGGTTGAGATCGCTTCCGTAAAGCGTTTTAATGCAAGCAATGAGTAAAACCTGTCAAAAAGAGATGGTGTTGGATCTGAGTATTCGACTGATGAGCCAAGTGAAAGCGCATCATTTGCGGCAATGATCGCATGCTCGTAGTCTTTATTTTTATATAAAATTTTACTCAAATTTACCAGCCACTCGACCCTATCTTCTAAATTTTCATCTTTTGCATGAGCTTTTGCGAGCTCAAGTGCATCGTTATAGCGGGCCGTTCTGTAATAGCAGTTAAAGAGATTAAATTGCGGTAATGAGATTTTGTTTATATCGTAGTTTTCAAGTAAATTTATAACAGCCGTGCAATCATCTTTTATAAAATACTCTTTTGTAAGCTCTAGCGCAGCTTCATTTATCAGCTCCATTGCCTTGCTTAAATTTCCATCTTTTGCCATGGTTTTGTAAGATAGTGCATCGGAGAATTTACGCTCTTTAATATCCAGCTCAAGCTCGCTTATTAGAGCCTTTTGGCTAATATTTGTCCCAGCATATTTTTCAATTAGCTCTTTATATCTAGCATGAAGTGCAGTAGCATTTTTATCTTTTTCTTCAAAAAATAACCCATCTTTTGCCTTAGTGACTTCATCGATATAATCACCATATTTAAACTCTGCCTCATATCTATTTAAGTATTCGTATGCTTTTTTCTCATCTTTTGTTTTGGCTAGATTTAGTGCTAAATTTTTTAAAGCAACTTCATAAAAATCTTTCGTTCTATCGCTATTATTTATCAAGATTTCATAAATTTTAGCAGCCACATCAGGCATATCTTTACTTGCAAATGTAGTTGCAAGATTCATCGACTTTGTTGGGTTATTCATAAAAAATTTTTCATTCGCATTTGCGATTTTTAGTATAAATTTCTTTGCTTCATCAAATTTTTCTTTATCGATATTTGCATCAGCTAGGCTTAGTGCTGCTCTACTTGCAAGGTCGATATCGTTTGTGGAGTAAAGCACCTTTTCATAGTCTTTTAGCGCCTCTTTTTGTCTGCCTATCTTGTAGAGATAATCAGCGTAATCAAGCGCTGCAAGTTTTGTAAATTTTGAGTTTGCGTGCTCTTCGTTTAAGATATCAAGCATATATTTTGCATCACTTGCGATGCTATCTTTTAGGTAGGCTCTAGCGATTAGATATAGCACTTCTGGATAGTTTTCATCAGATGGGAATTTTCTAATCCAAGCCCTACCTTCACTTACGATATCTTTTGGCTCGATCTCTTCAAACTCATTTTTTGTCTCAAAAATTTTATCAAGAGCCCTTAGACGAAATAGTAAAAATTCACTTGAAAAAAGGCTATTTGGATGCCTTTTTATCGCTGTTTGAGTATCTTTTACTACATTTTCATAAGCGCCCTTTTCATAAGCTCGTTTTATGCTTATATAGATATCAATGTCATTACTATCAAGTCCAGCAATAGGTGCTTTGTTAAGATCAAGCGCTCCGATACTAGGATTTAGCATATCTTTAAAATCAGGTTTAAAATTTAGCCCAGACTTTCTCTTGCTATTTTCACTGAGCGAAGTATCTATGATTATGCTAAAGTGTTTTGAAATGGTTGTTTTTGGGCTATCTTGTACGTTTTGGCTATTATAAAGCTCAGTTTTTATATTTAGCAGTTTTGACGGTGCTTTTGGCATTATGACGATAAAAAGCTTGCCATCTTGCTTTTTATATTTTATATCCATTAATGGCAGTGTCGTATCTTCAATTTTGGGCAAAATTTCATCATCAAGCATGCAGACATAGCGTTTGGTGTCGTAAGCTAAAATTTGCTCCACGCATTCAAATTCTTGCTCATCGCTTAGCTGAAGAACGCTATAAGGCTTATCACCATTTGCGCCGCTATTTAGGCTAAGATTAAAAGCGGTTAGATAAAGCGGAAAAAATAAAATAATTAAGAGCTTTTTCATGCCGCAATTATAGTTAAATTTTCTAAAATCCTGAAGCAAAGACAAAATGCTCAATAAATTCTAAAATCGCTCCAGAAAATAAAAACGAAAAGGCCGTTCCAGCTACCGCAATGCCAACAATTACTTTTAATGCCATCGATACGTTTGCGGTGTAGAGATTTTTATCTTTTACGATTGGCTCTTTTAAAAACATAAAGACGATTAGCTTTAAATAGTAATAAATCGCAATGGCAGAATTTATCATGATAATGACACTAAGTACGACGTAATCAGACTTGATAAGCGATGAGATAAGCACCATCTTGCCCCAAAATACGCTAAAAGGCGGAATGCCAGCAAGGGCGATCATGAAAATTCCCATTATCACGGCGTAGCTTGGCAAAATTTTAATAAGCCCTGAAAATTTCTCATACGGATGTTTAAAGCGCTTATCCCAGCAGACAACGTCGTCGCACCTTGCCACCCAGAGCATAGAAAATGCACCCAAATTTGCAAACAAAAACATGATCCAGTAAAAAAACAAGGCGACATTTGCCTCGTGAGAATTCGCCACAAGCGCGCAAAGCACAACACCAGCGTGAGCTATCGAGCTAAAAGCGAGCATCCTTTTAACGTCTTTTTGCACTAGCGCCATGATGTTTGCAAGGCTCATCGTAAGCACGGCGATGATGTAGAGCATATCTTTTATCCACAAAATTTGTGAGCCCTCAAGCATGGCAAAGACGCGAAGTGCGACGATAAAAGCTGCCACCTTTGGCACGATAGACATATAGCCTGCTAGTGGGGCATTTGAGCCTTCATAAACATCTGGTATCCATGTGTGAAAAGGTATGAGTGAGAGCTTAAAACCAATGGCAGAGGCTATGAAAACGCAGCCAAGCAAAATGATCAAATTTTGATTTAGGCTAAGATCTTTTATCACAATGCCGATACGAGCGATGTCTATTGAGTTTGTCGCTAGATAAAACATCGCTATTGCCATCGCAAAAAAGCCAGCTGAGAGCGAGCCCATAGCGAAGTATTTAATGGCGGCTTCGACGCTTTTTGCCTTATTGTGAAGGGCGATTAGGGTGTAGAGGCAAAGCGAGCTGATCTCAAGTCCTAAAAAGATGATGAGTAGGTTATTTGAACTCACCATAAACAAAAATCCAGCTATCATAAATAAAAATAGCGCGTAATATTCATAAATTTTGTACTCAAAATACTCTTTTGTGCTAAGTGCCAGCGGTATGAAAAGGGCTGATGCGATGAGGATGATGACTTGTGAGATGATAGAAACCCCGTCCACTAAAAGCATATCCCAAAAGCTAAGGCTAAGACCGTTAAAATCAAGTATTAGGCCCAAATTTACAAATATTGCGATGATACAAAATACGCAGTAGAAATTTCTTGAAAGATCTTTTTTTATGGTGCCAACGATTAAGATAAAAAGCGCAAAGATTATCATACTAAGCATCGGAGCAACCGAAGATAAAGAAATTTCTTTTAGATCTAAAAAGGCTATTTCATTCATAGTTTGCTCCCACCATTTAAAGATGAAATTTTATCCTTTGTGTCGCTATTTACGGCTCTAGTTTGCATTTTGCTTATGATATTTTGCACGCTTGGCTCAAGTGGTTTTAGTATCAAATTTGGTGCGATACCAAGAGCGATTATGAGCAAGCAAAGTGGCACAAGAGCGGCTAACTCTTTAAAATTTAGATCTTTCAGGCTCAAATTTTTCTCCTTGCATTCGCCAAAAAAGACCCTTTTATAAAGTACCAGCATATAAACAGCGCCCACGATGATACTAAAACCACCAAGTAGCGCAAAGAGCTTATTTAGTTTAAAGACGCCAAGCAAGCTCAAAAACTCGCCCACAAAGCCAATCGTTAGCGGCAAACCGATACTTGCAAGAGTTGCTATAAAAAATATAAGTGCGTACTTTGGCATCACCTTAGCAAGGCCACCAAATTCGCAAATTTCTTTGGTGTGAGCTCTCTCGTAGATGACGCCAACTAGCAAAAACAAAGCACCGCTAACGATACCGTGGCTTATCATCAAAAATATAGAGCCGCCAAGACCTATCAAATTTAATGAAAAGATGCCAAGCATGATGACACCCATGTGTGAAATGGAACTATAAGCGATCACTTGTTTCATGTCGCTTTGTGCGTAGGCAACGAGGGCTGCGTAGATGATCATAATAATGGCTATGACGCAGACAAAGCCGCTTAAAAGTAGGCTCGCGTCTGGAAAAAGCGGTAGTGAAAATCTCACAAAGCCGTAAGTGCCCATCTTTAAAAGCACGCTAGCAAGCAAAACTGAGCCGATAGTTGGAGCCTGTCCGTGCGCGTAAGGTAGCCACGTGTGAAATGGAAATAGCGGAGTTTTCACACCAAAGGCAAAGAAAAACGCTAAAAATAGCCAAATTTGAGCATTTTGCCCGATACCAAGCTTGTACCAATCAAGCAGATTAAAGCTAAAGACACCGCTTTTTTGATAGCACAAATAGCCGATAAAGATGATCGCTACTAGCATAAAGACAGAGCCTAAAAATGTATAGATGAAAAATTTAATCGCAGCGTAAATTCTATTTTTACTGCCAAATGCGCCGATGATGTAAAGAAGCGGTATGAGGCTAAGCTCCCAAAAGCTGTAAAACAAGATCATATCAAGTGCGCTAAAGACGCCCATCATCGTACTCTCTAAAAATAGCACGCTAATAATTAGGTGCTTTAAATTTCCATCATCGCTAAGTGCCGCGATAGAGATGAAACTCATAAATGCACTAAGTACGATAAGTGCTAGCGAAATGGTATCGATGCCGACAAAATAGCCGATATTTAGGCTTGGTATGAGCGAGACTTGATGCGTTAGAGCAAAGTCATAACCCTGAAAATCGACATTTACGCAGATAAAAATAGCTAGCAAAAGCTCGATAAGAGCGATGCTTGCTCCATAAAATTTGATGCTTTTATTTTCTATCAAGAAGCCTAGCATTGCGCTTATTGCAGGGAAAAATATGATTACACTTAGCATTATTTGGCTCCGTTTAATAAAAATATAAAGCTTAAAAGCAAGGCAAATCCTGCAACCATAAATCTAAGCATGATGCTTAAGTCGCCACTTTGCATTTTGTTTGCTAAAAATGCAAATTTATTTAGCGCTGTTGCGACTAGATCGACACTACGATCGATTATCATCTCGTCAATCTTTTTATAAATTTGTGAAACTAACGTATAGCCATTTATGAAAAATTTCTCGTAAAATTTTGGGATAAAGTAGGCATTTTGCAAAATTTTATAAAGCCTG
This genomic interval from Campylobacter concisus contains the following:
- the nuoN gene encoding NADH-quinone oxidoreductase subunit NuoN, with the translated sequence MNEIAFLDLKEISLSSVAPMLSMIIFALFILIVGTIKKDLSRNFYCVFCIIAIFVNLGLILDFNGLSLSFWDMLLVDGVSIISQVIILIASALFIPLALSTKEYFEYKIYEYYALFLFMIAGFLFMVSSNNLLIIFLGLEISSLCLYTLIALHNKAKSVEAAIKYFAMGSLSAGFFAMAIAMFYLATNSIDIARIGIVIKDLSLNQNLIILLGCVFIASAIGFKLSLIPFHTWIPDVYEGSNAPLAGYMSIVPKVAAFIVALRVFAMLEGSQILWIKDMLYIIAVLTMSLANIMALVQKDVKRMLAFSSIAHAGVVLCALVANSHEANVALFFYWIMFLFANLGAFSMLWVARCDDVVCWDKRFKHPYEKFSGLIKILPSYAVIMGIFMIALAGIPPFSVFWGKMVLISSLIKSDYVVLSVIIMINSAIAIYYYLKLIVFMFLKEPIVKDKNLYTANVSMALKVIVGIAVAGTAFSFLFSGAILEFIEHFVFASGF
- a CDS encoding tetratricopeptide repeat protein produces the protein MKKLLIILFFPLYLTAFNLSLNSGANGDKPYSVLQLSDEQEFECVEQILAYDTKRYVCMLDDEILPKIEDTTLPLMDIKYKKQDGKLFIVIMPKAPSKLLNIKTELYNSQNVQDSPKTTISKHFSIIIDTSLSENSKRKSGLNFKPDFKDMLNPSIGALDLNKAPIAGLDSNDIDIYISIKRAYEKGAYENVVKDTQTAIKRHPNSLFSSEFLLFRLRALDKIFETKNEFEEIEPKDIVSEGRAWIRKFPSDENYPEVLYLIARAYLKDSIASDAKYMLDILNEEHANSKFTKLAALDYADYLYKIGRQKEALKDYEKVLYSTNDIDLASRAALSLADANIDKEKFDEAKKFILKIANANEKFFMNNPTKSMNLATTFASKDMPDVAAKIYEILINNSDRTKDFYEVALKNLALNLAKTKDEKKAYEYLNRYEAEFKYGDYIDEVTKAKDGLFFEEKDKNATALHARYKELIEKYAGTNISQKALISELELDIKERKFSDALSYKTMAKDGNLSKAMELINEAALELTKEYFIKDDCTAVINLLENYDINKISLPQFNLFNCYYRTARYNDALELAKAHAKDENLEDRVEWLVNLSKILYKNKDYEHAIIAANDALSLGSSVEYSDPTPSLFDRFYSLLALKRFTEAISTISAIEQLRGQDFKIIEAYTAISDYAMKSNDYAIATTYAKKALELQTKAKINTFSPKINFNYSEASLKTDNLGEALDEAKFILNMKLEPEDRLHALNLISEIYIRQKQFKLARPYLNECSDSNFVSPYKDACKAKLDMIGKS
- a CDS encoding NADH-quinone oxidoreductase subunit M, with the protein product MLSVIIFFPAISAMLGFLIENKSIKFYGASIALIELLLAIFICVNVDFQGYDFALTHQVSLIPSLNIGYFVGIDTISLALIVLSAFMSFISIAALSDDGNLKHLIISVLFLESTMMGVFSALDMILFYSFWELSLIPLLYIIGAFGSKNRIYAAIKFFIYTFLGSVFMLVAIIFIGYLCYQKSGVFSFNLLDWYKLGIGQNAQIWLFLAFFFAFGVKTPLFPFHTWLPYAHGQAPTIGSVLLASVLLKMGTYGFVRFSLPLFPDASLLLSGFVCVIAIIMIIYAALVAYAQSDMKQVIAYSSISHMGVIMLGIFSLNLIGLGGSIFLMISHGIVSGALFLLVGVIYERAHTKEICEFGGLAKVMPKYALIFFIATLASIGLPLTIGFVGEFLSLLGVFKLNKLFALLGGFSIIVGAVYMLVLYKRVFFGECKEKNLSLKDLNFKELAALVPLCLLIIALGIAPNLILKPLEPSVQNIISKMQTRAVNSDTKDKISSLNGGSKL